The genomic region TGGAGATGCAACGGAGCGGGCCTCAGTGGCTGCGCCTTACTGTCGCGGCTTTTGTTCGTACCGCTGCAcgtacgcacgcgcagacagacagacgtatgtgtgtgtgtgtgtgtgtgtcgattTCTCCGTTCTCTTGTTATCGAATCGATGTCCTTTCTGTCcacatgcgtgtgctgctgtaTCTGTGCGGTCGTTGGTGGGCGCATcgatacgcacacacacacacacacacacacacacacacacagacacgaaCTCACACAGACGTGCGCACAGCAGGAGGCGCCTTTTGCTTGCTAGCGCTTCTGTAGACCGCCctttggtgtgtgcgtgcgtgaggggCGTCTCGAGGGTCGGCTCCTGGAAACGGAAGAGGAAGTGTAAAAggagggtggcggtggagggcTAGACCTAACGAATGCCTATTCGCTCTTCGGTGGCCTCTCATCGCGCTGCCATGCTGTGACACTGCTgatgaaggagagagagtgtgtgctACCGCCGGCGACAGGAGATGGTGAAAAaaagacagcagcggcatgaGTACGTCCACACACCGCATCGCCTGCAAAGCCCCCCGAGACTACTGCACGGGTCATGCGTCATGCGCCGCGTAGAGCTTATTTCGGTTCAAGTCTCCATGTTGTCACCTTCGTTTTGCGTGACCAGGCGCCGCACTACGTGATCGTTGCATGTTCTCGCTTCTCTCATTGCTTTCTTTtcgtgttgttgttgctgttttggGTGCATCAACGCggtctctttctcctccctcgTCCTGTGCACGCCTTTCCTTCTCCCGCCCTCTGCTCAGCCCACCCCCACCGGACAGGGCTTTGGCCCGCCATCTTGCCAAGGACGGCACCACACATTTTtgcacaccgctgctgcattTCAGTTGTCCGGGTTGCCTGGGCAGCGACTTCCACGCGGACGCCGAagggaaagaaaaagagaagccGCGCACAGAACTCACTGTGcgtacacagacacacgaacacacacagacctgGCACACTTTGAAATGGGCCTCCTCTTTCGCCGCTCTCTGACGGCTCTGAAGAAGGGCAAGGTGGTGCTCTTCGGCTGCAGCAATGCGGTGGGCCAGCCGCTGTCGCTCCTACTCAAGATGAACCCGCACGTAGAGGAGCTTGTGTGCTgcaacaccgccgctgacgacgacgtgCCAGGCTCCGGCATCGCGGCAGACCTCTCTCACATAGACACATTGCCGAAAGTACATTACGCTACCGACGAGGGGCAGTGGCCGGCGTTGCTGCGCGATGCACAGCTTATCCTTGTGTGTttcggcagcagcttcgACCTTCTACGCGAAGACAGAGACATAGCCCTCAAAGCAGCCGCCCCGACGATGCGCCGCGTCATGGCCGCGGTCGCGTCCTCTGACACAACGGGAAACGTGGCTGTCGTGTCGAGTCCGGTGAACGCCCTGACCCCGTTCTGCGCAGAGCTTCTGAAGGCGTCTGGAAAGTTTGACCCCCGCAAGCTGTTCGGCGTCACCACGCTGGACGTGATACGGACTCGGAAGCTGGTGGCAGGGACGCTGCACATGAACCCATACGACGTGAACGTGCCCGTCGTGGGagggtgcggcggcgtgacgGCGTGTCCGCTGATTGCCCAGACTGGGCTTCGTATCCCTCTTGATGACATCGTTCGCATATCTGGCGAGGTGCAGAGCTACGGGGTACTTTTTGAGGCCGCAGTGGGTGCGGACTCGCACGACGCATTGAGCACGGAGGTTGCACCGCCGGTGGCTCTCGGCCTCGCTTACGCCGCCTGCGACTTCTCCACGTCTCTGCTCAAAGCGCTTCGCGGCGATGTCGGAATCGTCGAGTGTGCTCTCGTGGAGTCCACGATGCGGTCCGAGACGCCGTTCTTCAGCTCACGAGTGGAGTTGGGTCGTGAGGGTGTACAACGCGTTTTTCCCATGGGTGCACTGACGTCCTATGAGCACGAGCTCATTGAGACAGCAGTGCCCGAGTTGATGAGGGATGTGCAGGCAGGGATCGAGGCTGCCACGCAGTTTTGACAGCCCTGAGTGTGCCTGCcgaagaagcggcggcggacgcgaGAGGACGAGTGGGGCTCGGtaagcggcggcggacgcgaGAGGACGAGTGGGGCTCGGTAAGCGGCTCTGGCCGTCTATTGTGAGGTCGTCTCCACCCCCGCTGTTCCCGCTCGAAGCCCACGATTGCTGTTGAGCGTGTATGCCTCTCtttgtattttttttttcacaaGCCTCACAGAACGCGCACGGCTGAAGGGAGCAGGGCGGAGTGTTGCTGTTCTTGATAAATCCTTCATCGAGAAGCCCCGTTGCTGCGTGCCCGGTCTTGGCTCTCTGACAGACGCGAAACCGTTACGTTGATGATCGTCTCTGCAtccccccttctccatctATACGAGAGTACGTTCCGGTGTGTGCTACCTGCGGCTCCACGACGCTTGTTTGGTGCAAGGGGTTGCGGCGCTCAGACCGTCATAGCGCCGTAGACaaggcgcaggtgcgcacaccagggggggggcatgacGTATCATAAGCCTAATCGCATCCGCACGACGCGGCCAACACacaactctctctctctctctgccgaTCGAACCTTTCTCTCCGCTTTCACCtgtgctcctccgcctctaCAGGTTTCTCTCGAGAGCTTAAGTGAAAACACAGTTCACCACCGCAACGACATCGCAGTCCTCCTTGTACCGTACAATCTACCTCGCCTACCCACTCTGAACACATATACCTTCATCCCCACACCTATTTTTGTGACCCTTCATAATGCGCCGTTCTCAGGGGTGCTTCTTCCGTGTCGCTGTGCtcggtgctgccggtggcATCGGCCAGCCCTTGTCGCTCCTCCTCAAAAATAACAAGTACgtgaaggagctgaagcTGTACGATGTCAAGGGTGGACCAGGCGTGGCTGCGGACCTCTCCCACATCTGCGCTCCAGCGAAGGTGACTGGGTACACGAAGGATGAGCTCTCAAGAGCTGTCGAGAACGCTGACGTTGTGGTGATCCCCGCTGGCATCCCCCGCAAACCGGGGATGACGCGCGACGACCTCTTTAACACCAACGCCAGCATTGTCCGAGATCTCGCCATCGCCGttggcacgcacgcaccgaaGGCAATTGTTGGCATTATCACGAACCCCGTCAACAGCACTGTGCCAGTGGCTGCTgaggcgctgaagaaggTCGGCGTGTACGATCCTGCGCGCCTCTTTGGTGTCACCACACTCGACGTTGTCCGTGCCCGCACCTtcgtcgcggaggcgctcGGTGCCAGCCCGTACGACGTTGACGTCCCTGTTATTGGCGGCCACAGCGGTGAGACGATTGTGCCGTTGCTCTCGGGCTTCCCGTCGCTGTCGGAGGAGCAGGTGCGGCAGCTGACGCACCGCATCCAGTTTGGTGGTGATGAGGTGGTGAAGGCCAAGGATGGTGCGGGCTCGGCGACGCTGTCCATGGCGTTCGCAGGCAACGAGTggacgacggcggtgctgcgcgcccTCAGTGGCGAGAAGGGTGTCGTGGTGTGCACGTACGTGCAGAGCACCGTGGAGCCGTCGTGCGCCTTCTTCAGCTCTCCGGTGTTGCTGGGCAACAGTGGTGTGGAAAAGATCTACCCTGTGCCGATGCTGAACGCATACGAAGAGAAGCTGATGGCCAAGTGCTTGGAGGGTCTGCAGAGCAACATCACGAAGGGCATCGCGTTCAGCAACAAGTAAGCTCGACGGCTGCCTCGCAGCTATCCGACGATGCGACGGCGTTTTGCAGGCACACAACTGCAATGATGCGGTGACGTTGATGCGGCCCTTTTTGGCGTTTGGTTGCTCCCCCGCTCAGCGCCGGGCCATGCCGCTGCCACTCCTCTACCGCCCTCtaaccctccccctcccgccctcgTGCGCCAAcgtgctccctccctcctgttCTCACTCCACTTGGACTGACGTCGAGCAACTATGTGCGCCGCGGAGACAGCCTCGTGCGCGCCTTCCTGCACCGCttcctcgcccccccccccactcccactCCCACTCCCACTCctgtctctcctcccccgaGGACTTTGTAGctccttcttttctctcctcGGCGTATAccgatacacacacagacatatatatatatatatatatgtgtgtgtgtgtgtgtgcagctcCTGTGCCTATGTGCTGTTTgggtgtctctctctctctctctctccattcgtgtgcgtgcctgcgtgcggGCACCGGTCATCTCCTCACCAAGCGCTTTCGATTTGTTGTTGAGTTGTCGTTCGTTCATCCGTTGGGGGAGAGCCGGAGTGCAACGCAAAGTGtctgccacacacacacacacacacacgcacgcgcaacGCTTTGGAAAGACTCGCGCACAGATGTCGCCACGACGCTGATGCGAAGGAGTCGGTGTAGACGTGTGACAGGCCGGCGGCGGAAAACGGATGAAGATAAATGCTTGCTCCACACCTCATGAGCACTGTGCATAGCCATCCAAGAGAGCGCTAAGAAGATGCTTTCCTTCGGAAGCACACAGGTgtttgccgctgcctccgtcTATCGGTGTAAGCGCCTGTGCTTCAGCATGTTTTATGCGGAAGCACTTGTGATGCGGGCATGatctcttccccccccctctttctttgtTTTGATCATCCCTCCATAGAATGGCTATAGGCGAGTCCCTGAACCGTCTCATTGTCCCTCCCATTTTTCTTCCTCCCCAcgccttcgctgccgccacatTATCTTGTCTGTCACCTCTGAATaaggcggccgcagcgcgggGGCGCAGAGGGAGAGTGCGAGAGTGAGCGATGAAACGGGAGTATGGTCGATCAGCTGCGTGGGAGACAAGAGGTTGGAGAAGCCCCACGCAGGGAGACTGAAAGTCGAAGCAATACGAGCCAGTGACTTTGTGCAAGAAGGAGAAAGGCAAGAAGAATCAGCAGGCTCTTTCAGCGGAAGTCGGAGACGTACCCGTGCTGCGATGCGCAGAGCTGCGCACTTCGACATGTAATTGTCTCCCCCATCCCCCGAAGCACAAGGGAGCTGTGCTGTGCCCAATgtgagcgcgcgcgtgtgtgtgtgtgtgtttacaTGCACTCGTTTGCCTGCGGCAGACGCGTTTGTGCGCACggtgcacacgtgcgtgttGGCAGGAGGGTAGGAGTCGGGGAGGTGATCAATGCACACATATAAGAATGTGCAAGTGCCAGCGgcccccctcgccctcgcctttccctctctctcgctctctctctctcttttggCGTCTGCACCGGTGAaaacagacacgcacgcatgtcTCACGAATGTGCGGTGCTTCATCAAGTGCTGTTCCTCACCACAGTTTGCCGCATGTGGATAGAGAGCGACGTCAATGATGAGGGGAAGCACGTGGGGGTCTGGTGCCGAGCGCTTCGCAAGGGTTCTCACCTCGGTGCTTGTGCCGGTCACGGCGCACAGATCCAGCGCAGCCGTGTACTGTATCCCCCGCCCTCACTTAGGCACAGTGTGCCTCTGCACGAGAGCAGCTGTACGTGCCGTGACAATGGTGCACGGCGGGTTacaccttctccctcttgttttctttcttcCTCTCACGCTTCCTTCTTTttgcgtgtgggtggggggaggggggcgtgtcCCTCCATCGCCTGTATCGCTAGCGCCTATTTCCGCACTGACTTACCCCCGCTGATGTCTTCGTTTCCCATTCTTGTGCCTGGTCGATTGGTTGCAAGACACTCCTGCtttcgcttgtgtgtgtttgtgcttgCTGAGGTTCGCGTGCGCGGCTATATTTTTattttcttgttttcttgtGTTGAGGCTGTAtaccaaacacacacacacaaaaaaaaacaacgcACCGCGAAGAGAAGTAAAAGGGGATCGACAATGACCTGTGCGACAGACGACACACAGACTGCGTCGTGTGCTCTTCTGCTTGCTGCGTGGCCGCCCTTCCCCCTTGTCGTCTTctcagccgccaccgctcccTGTTCTCACTATCTGtctgtctcgctctctgcgaGCTATCCGTCGGCGTATTTCGATCACTCTTTCCTATTATGTTCTTGCACATTAGTACACAAGCGCTCTGTGCTTTGTAGTTATCATCTTCGCGTCTGGCGTGTTGAACATCTCCTGTCCTCGCCGATGacctccaccaccgcacaGCTTCTGACCCTAGTCCACAGGACCCCTTGCACCCGCCGTTTATATGGACGCGTCGCCACCGGTGCTCCTGACTAAACGGCACCGAGCAAGTGCGTTGGAAAAGTAGTAGTGAAAGCGTATGGCATTGTGCGCTGTGTGCTTGAGTGTTTTCCTGCCCTCCTTGCTTCGTTGTTCGACTATATCGGGTACGTCAGCACCTTCTTGTGACTCAACAcggggtgtgcgtgcgtggggtTGTCTCGTTCTCTGGAGAGTCAATCGCATAGGAGAAGGTGCAGAAACCGCAACCTGGAAGGCCATGATGATTCGCAATGGCATACAtcatgtatacatatatatatatatatatatatagaaccg from Leishmania major strain Friedlin complete genome, chromosome 34 harbors:
- a CDS encoding malate dehydrogenase — encoded protein: MRRSQGCFFRVAVLGAAGGIGQPLSLLLKNNKYVKELKLYDVKGGPGVAADLSHICAPAKVTGYTKDELSRAVENADVVVIPAGIPRKPGMTRDDLFNTNASIVRDLAIAVGTHAPKAIVGIITNPVNSTVPVAAEALKKVGVYDPARLFGVTTLDVVRARTFVAEALGASPYDVDVPVIGGHSGETIVPLLSGFPSLSEEQVRQLTHRIQFGGDEVVKAKDGAGSATLSMAFAGNEWTTAVLRALSGEKGVVVCTYVQSTVEPSCAFFSSPVLLGNSGVEKIYPVPMLNAYEEKLMAKCLEGLQSNITKGIAFSNK
- a CDS encoding putative malate dehydrogenase, with the translated sequence MGLLFRRSLTALKKGKVVLFGCSNAVGQPLSLLLKMNPHVEELVCCNTAADDDVPGSGIAADLSHIDTLPKVHYATDEGQWPALLRDAQLILVCFGSSFDLLREDRDIALKAAAPTMRRVMAAVASSDTTGNVAVVSSPVNALTPFCAELLKASGKFDPRKLFGVTTLDVIRTRKLVAGTLHMNPYDVNVPVVGGCGGVTACPLIAQTGLRIPLDDIVRISGEVQSYGVLFEAAVGADSHDALSTEVAPPVALGLAYAACDFSTSLLKALRGDVGIVECALVESTMRSETPFFSSRVELGREGVQRVFPMGALTSYEHELIETAVPELMRDVQAGIEAATQF